A window of Mucilaginibacter robiniae genomic DNA:
TACACCATCGGCCGAGTTGAATTGGTTGACTATAGTCTGTGAGTTACCATAGTAAAGCTGGCTGTTGTATTTGATATTGGTGATATCTGCATCATTCACCAAACGCAAACCGAAGCGGCAGTTCACAATCAGGTTATTGTAAACTAATCCGCGGGCTGCTTTTTCATAGTTGATAGAGCCGCCCCGGCCTGATTTAGTTTGCCGGAAACCGCAGTTCACAATTGTGTTGTTGTACATGTTTACGTTACACTGCGTACCCGAGCTACCTGAATCTGATGCTTTAATGGCATTGGTAGCAGCCCCAATCATCATATTATAGGCAATATCACCCACGGTACCGCTCTTCATATTGAAAAACTCACCGCCCGATTGGCCGCATATCTCAAAGGTGTTGCGCATAATGTTGATTTTGCCGCCTACCACGCGTATAGCATCATCTTTACTGCCAAACACCCATGAATCTTCCAGCACAAAATTCTTTTTAATATTACCAAAGTAAATGATGTAGCGAGGATCGCCTTGTGCATAAATAGCCGGATCGTTGTTGGGGCCCGATGGGCCGCCTGCCATTTCCAGGTGTGTCCATTTGATAATCAAATCGCCACCGGCAGGAGCAGCATTGGTAGCGGTAGCTGTGGTTGAGGGCGAACAAACAATACCTCCCCAATAGCCCTGAAAAACGTTGGCGTAGTTGCCAGCGGCAGCCTGGCTGTGTAAATCGGTATAGTTACCTACAGTGATATAGTTAGGATTATCTTTTGTACCTAAGCTGATAAAGGTACCATGCACAATAATTTCGGGGCTGGTTTGGTAAGTTTTACCATCACCAATGGCAATCAGCTTAACGCCGGCCTGCATTTGCAGCGTATCGCCATCATTAACCGTAATGTCCGATTTAAAATAATAAGTTTTGCCACTCAGCAAGGTACCTTTGATGGTGCCTTTTAAAGTGTCGGAAGTGATAGGGGCACTTATCTGCAACACCGGCTGCGATAAGGTTAACAGTTCGGTTTTGTGGCAGGCACTCAGCAGTACTACGCTGCCTAAAGCTAGCAGCAGGAATAAATTTTTTATCAGTTTCATAACTATGAATGAATTTATAGTCGGTAACGTAAACCTAAAATGTAATAGCGGTTGTAAGTATCGCGCCGCACAAAAGCGTTAGCGCCATCTTTCTGGTATTCGGATGATACAGTTACACTTTCCGGATAGGGGCGATGCAACTCCAGTTGAAATGGCGTATTCAGCAGGTTGGTTGCTTTGAAGTAGCCATACAGGTTTTTGAACAATCGTTTTTCGGTTGAAAAATCGAGCGTGGTAAAGGCTTTCTGCCAAACATCATTATCCAGGTAACCTGATACCAAGTTGATGCGCGAGCCAGTGTACACCAACGATAACTGGGCATCTAACCCGGCTTTACCATCCTTATACAGAAACGAGAAGTTACCGATATTTTTAGATTGGCCTTGCAATGGACGAGTTTGATTTTCCAAACGATTGGTTACATAACCACTGGCATCACGATAGTTTACCAGTTTGGATGTGGTAATTTTTGAATCGGTGTAGGTGTAATTAAGCCTTACGCCAAAATTGTGAATGTACTTAACTGCTTCAAACTCGAAACCATAGTTGTGTGCTGTACCAAAGTTTTGCGGTTGTAACACCAGGTTGGTACTGGTACTACCGGCACTGCTGGTTTGACGCACTAAAGCATTTTCAATAGGGTTATTGATGGCTTTGTAAAATACACCTACCAATAACTCATCCAATCCTTTCGGGAACAGCTCATAACGAAAGTCGAAGTTTTCTGCCGTGGTACGTTTCAGGGTAGGGTTACCAATCTCTTTGTAATCGGCATCCGGATCGCCAGAAGTATGCGGGATAATTTCGTAAAAATTAGGGCGACTAATAGCTGAATAGTACGATAAGCGCAGGTTCTGATGTTCTGACAACATGTACTTAAAGTTCAGACTAGGCAAAAAATCATAATAATGGTTGGTACCATTTTTACCTACCGTTTGCTCGGAAGCATTGGTTTCATAAGCCTGGCTGGTATGCTCATACCGTAAGCCGCCAATGGTTTGCAACTTGCCCGCTGTAAACTTAAACTGTCCGTAAGCAGCACCTATCTTTTCATTGAAGGTGTAGTTCAAGGCATCTGAGGCACGGCCTTGCCCATTGAACACCGCAAAAGTGTTGTTATCGATATTACCGTTAAAGGTTTGAGCAGTATTGCCGCTTACTCGTAAGTCGTACTCATCATAATCACTGTGGCGGTCTTTATCGCGGTACATACCACCAGCGCTAAATTCTACTTTGGTATTAAATAGCTGCGGCGAGTAAATCAGGTTCAGGTACCCTGTTTTATCCTGATCGGAGTTGTAAGTAAAAATGCGGGTTTGCGATTGCAGTGCATCAAACGTAGTTGAAGCTTGCACTACCGAACCATCCGGTTGTATGTTTCTACCCGTATTCAGGTTTAAATCAGCACGATCAGGTTCATTCGCGGTGGCTTTTGAATATACTGCCATCCAGTTAGCGCGGAAGTTAGGCAACAGGGTATGATCGCCTTGCAGGTTTACGTTATAAACTTGCTGTATAGTACGGTCGCTACGGTAACCTTCATTTACCCGGCCGTTACCTACAGCCGTACGGCCTAAAAAGCTGGTATCGGAAGCAAAACGATATTCATTTTGCATAAGGTTGATATAAGAACCATTTAGGGTAAGCTTATTGGCCGAATCAAAACGATAATCCAATTTACCAATTAACGCAGCACGCTGCTGCTGGATGTTGTAGGTACGGCTTTGAAAATCTTGTACGCTAGGTTCATTATTGGTTAGGTTAACCTGCGTATTAAAAAACACGCCATTGGTTTGCCGGTAGGTGTTCTGGTAACTACCCGCCAGTAAAGCACCCAGTTTTTTATCATGGCTGCGGCCACCTACGCTAAAGCCTAATATACTAGCCAGCGGTACATTTTTAGTACTGTAGTGGAAAGGGCTATTCGGAAAATCGTTCATGGTGGCAATATAATCTGCCCCATTTTTAATACGTGGCGAACGTGACAAGCTAGCGCTATGATCGAATTGCGTAAAGCCGTGATTGAAAAAGTTTTCAGCATAGCCCGTACCCACATTCAGGTGCAGAGCAAAATCGTCAGGAGCATCTTTCAACGCTAAATTGATAGCCCCACCAATCGCATCACCTTCCTGACTGGCGGTTAATGATTTGTAAACTTCCAAACGGTCAACAATATCGGCCGGGAAAATATCCAGCGGTACATAACGGTTAGTATTGCTGGGGCTAGGTATTTTGATACCGTTAATCAATGTGTATTGATAACGTTGCGGCATCCCGCGAATAATGGCATATTGCGCCTCGCCATTGTTGCTGCGCTCAACTGATACACCGCTAATACGCTGGGTAACGTTGGCAATGGTAATATCTGGCGATATTTCTATACTGTGTGACGATACAGCATTAACCACTTGGTCGGCCCGCTGCTCAATGCGCCTGGCAGCCTGATCTGACCCCTGGTTGGTACGACTTTTTATATTTACCTCGCTTAAATCATGTCCCTTGCCTTGTAAAGCCAGGTTAATGATAATCAAAGGTACGTTACCGTTTATTTCTGTATGCTTTTCTTCATCCTTGTAGCCTACATATTTAGCTTCTACCTCGTAGCTGCCTGCGGTAACATTCTTGAAGCTATAGCTGCCATCCAGCCCTACGCTGGTGGATATTTTGGTATGCATGCGCTCATTTTTTAAGGTAACAGTAGCTCCGGGGAGGGGCTCACCATTCTTCTGGTCGGTTACTATACCTTTTATGGCACTGTCGGCAAAAGCCTGTGCAGTATAGCAAAACAATAGCGTAAAAATTAACAGGGAGTACAGGTTCTTCATCAATCTGCAAAGTTTCCGCAAAGTAACCCCAGCTATATAAAGCGAACATCAACCCGATATTATGCTATTGTTAAGACAATGTAACAACATCTTGCACACCTTGAGTAATTCTGACACCTATTGAATGCTATCATTTCTCTTACATTTATACTTCACCAGCATACTTGTTTTTTTGATTAACTGTACAGAAAACACTTAATTTGTAACAAACACCTATTGTAAACTATAGCAGGTTTCAACATCTGCTGCTTATTTAACCTTGTACGCTTATGCCTCGTAGTAAACCTTTACTTGTTTTAGTATTGCTGGCAGTGGTATGTCACACTGCATTTGGCCAATCGGTTAACGGCCGTACCGATTTTGATAATGGCTGGAAATTTTACCTGGGCGATAACAAGCAAGCCAAAGAGGCAGGCTATAACGATGCCCGCTGGCGTTCGCTTAACCTACCACACGATTGGAGTATTGAAGGCAAGTTCAGTAAGGATAACCCGGCGGGTATAGGCGGCGGAGCACTGCCTGGTGGCATAGGCTGGTATCGTAAAACTTTTACTGTACCGCAAACGGCACAAGGCAAACAGGTTTATATTGATTTTGACGGCGTGTACCGCAACAGCGAAGTATGGATTAACGGCCACTTGCTGGGCAAGCGGCCTAACGGTTACATATCCTTCCGGTACGAGCTTACGCCTTACCTTAACTGGGGCAAAAGTAACGTGATTGCCGTACAGGTTGATAACGCTGATCAGCCTAACTCGCGCTGGTACTCTGGTTCGGGTATTTACCGCAATGTTTGGCTGGTAACCAAAAGTAAAATAGCCGTTGCCCACTGGGGAACTTACGTAACCACGCCCGAGGTAAGCTCGGCACAGGCTACGGTTAAGTTACAAACCCGTTTACGCAATACTACAGGTAGCAGTCAGCAAGTAACTATTACTTCCAAAATTGTGGATGCGAGTGGTAAAACTATTACCGCGGCTGGCACTACAAGTTACCGCTTGCCCGATACGCTTACTACTTATGAGCAGCAATTTACAGTAAAGCAGCCGCAGTTATGGTCAGTTAATCGCCCATACCTGTACCAAGTTGTAACACAGGTTAAGCAAAATAATCAGGTGCTGGATACCTATACTACACCTTTGGGCATTCGCTACTTTGATTTTGATGCCGACAAAGGTTTTTCGCTAAATGGCCAGCACCTTAAAATTTTAGGCGTTTGCGATCACCATGACTTAGGTTGCCTGGGCGCTGCCTTGAACACCCGCGCCTTAGAACGCCAACTGGAAATTTTAAAAGGAA
This region includes:
- a CDS encoding TonB-dependent receptor; translated protein: MKNLYSLLIFTLLFCYTAQAFADSAIKGIVTDQKNGEPLPGATVTLKNERMHTKISTSVGLDGSYSFKNVTAGSYEVEAKYVGYKDEEKHTEINGNVPLIIINLALQGKGHDLSEVNIKSRTNQGSDQAARRIEQRADQVVNAVSSHSIEISPDITIANVTQRISGVSVERSNNGEAQYAIIRGMPQRYQYTLINGIKIPSPSNTNRYVPLDIFPADIVDRLEVYKSLTASQEGDAIGGAINLALKDAPDDFALHLNVGTGYAENFFNHGFTQFDHSASLSRSPRIKNGADYIATMNDFPNSPFHYSTKNVPLASILGFSVGGRSHDKKLGALLAGSYQNTYRQTNGVFFNTQVNLTNNEPSVQDFQSRTYNIQQQRAALIGKLDYRFDSANKLTLNGSYINLMQNEYRFASDTSFLGRTAVGNGRVNEGYRSDRTIQQVYNVNLQGDHTLLPNFRANWMAVYSKATANEPDRADLNLNTGRNIQPDGSVVQASTTFDALQSQTRIFTYNSDQDKTGYLNLIYSPQLFNTKVEFSAGGMYRDKDRHSDYDEYDLRVSGNTAQTFNGNIDNNTFAVFNGQGRASDALNYTFNEKIGAAYGQFKFTAGKLQTIGGLRYEHTSQAYETNASEQTVGKNGTNHYYDFLPSLNFKYMLSEHQNLRLSYYSAISRPNFYEIIPHTSGDPDADYKEIGNPTLKRTTAENFDFRYELFPKGLDELLVGVFYKAINNPIENALVRQTSSAGSTSTNLVLQPQNFGTAHNYGFEFEAVKYIHNFGVRLNYTYTDSKITTSKLVNYRDASGYVTNRLENQTRPLQGQSKNIGNFSFLYKDGKAGLDAQLSLVYTGSRINLVSGYLDNDVWQKAFTTLDFSTEKRLFKNLYGYFKATNLLNTPFQLELHRPYPESVTVSSEYQKDGANAFVRRDTYNRYYILGLRYRL